From one Eucalyptus grandis isolate ANBG69807.140 chromosome 9, ASM1654582v1, whole genome shotgun sequence genomic stretch:
- the LOC108955157 gene encoding putative leucine-rich repeat receptor-like serine/threonine-protein kinase At2g19230 → MDDEFIGSGESMPISQEYQREPRYLNDVRIFPHGTRNCYTLRPDQGKNRTYLIKAYFWYGNYDGMNQPPHFDLYIDANFWTTVGYDIIVEGLEQIVYVSKTDDIQVCLVNTKRGVPYISLLELSALDDDIYPLESGFLLCRWRFNLGISGIYEFSYPEDVYDRTWSPKHFSDWSKLNTTVAIDLSKNNNAYKVPGEVLRTAETTMSSSSPLYLEWTTSALPNTTAGSLQSARPMKWIVNLHFMEIERLIGRQREFTISLNDNQFTATVSLEYLKPVVVVSTPVTGSLITLLINSTNNYGNPPILNAMEFFNVVDSPNVPTAQDDVKAINIIKAIYQIKRESWQGDPCVPTEYTWEGLNCSHGNPPRITSLNLSSSNLMGNITSAFSNISAMENLDLSNNQLTGAIPENLAELLKLRLLNLSGNNLIESVPEALNKRVRDKTLYMSLTGKAELCSADPCPHKKTQNTILVPVVTSVLGFFVVLFGALAIIWLVKWKQIAEYGESTLRLKNRPFKYEEVSKITGNFGRVIGEGGFGKVYLGELDNGNVVAVKMLSKLSKQGYKEFQAEAQLLAIVHHRNLVSLFGYCNDSKHMALIYEYMANGNLRQHLSEDYPKVLTWSKRLQIAVDAAQGLDYLHNGCKPPIIHRDMKSSNILLNEDFGAKIADFGLSRAYAAENDTHVSTHPAGTFGYLSPEFQTFGNCDKKSDVYSFGIVLFELITGQPAIKRSWDGNDVMHILEWLIPIVESGDIQRIMDPRLRGEFNTNSAWKVVEIAMSCTQRKAIERPDINHVLAELKESLVSNSSSSFEVTFSEINCDSVPMAR, encoded by the exons ATGGATGATGAGTTCATAGGCTCCGGGGAAAGCATGCCGATATCCCAGGAATATCAACGTGAGCCACGGTATTTGAACGATGTAAGGATTTTTCCCCATGGAACAAGGAATTGTTACACTTTGAGACCAGACCAAGGCAAGAATAGAACCTACTTGATTAAAGCATACTTTTGGTACGGGAACTATGATGGGATGAATCAACCTCCTCATTTCGACCTATACATTGATGCCAATTTTTGGACCACAGTGGGCTACGACATCATCGTTGAAGGTCTTGAACAGATCGTGTATGTGTCCAAGACAGATGATATACAAGTGTGTCTTGTGAACACTAAGAGGGGAGTTCCCTACATTTCGTTATTGGAACTAAGCGCTTTGGACGATGACATCTATCCATTAGAGTCTGGGTTCTTGCTATGCCGTTGGCGCTTCAATCTGGGAATATCGGGGATATATGAATTCAG TTACCCTGAAGATGTTTATGATCGGACGTGGAGCCCAAAGCACTTTTCTGACTGGTCGAAACTGAACACCACAGTTGCGATtgatttatctaaaaataataatgcgTACAAGGTTCCTGGGGAAGTTCTTCGGACCGCTGAAACAACAATGAGTTCCAGTTCTCCCTTGTATTTAGAGTGGACAACAAGTGCACTGCCAAACACTACTGCGGGATCATTACAATCGGCACGGCCAATGAAATGGATTGTGAACTTACATTTCATGGAGATTGAGAGACTGATCGGCCGGCAGAGGGAGTTCACAATTTCCCTGAATGATAATCAATTCACAGCGACGGTAAGCCTTGAATACTTAAAGCCAGTGGTTGTAGTTTCCACTCCAGTTACTGGGTCGCTCATCACCCTCTTGATTAATTCAACGAATAATTATGGAAATCCACCGATCCTCAATGCCATGGAGTTCTTTAACGTTGTTGATAGTCCAAACGTACCCACAGCACAAGATGATG TGAAAGCTATCAACATCATCAAAGCAATATATCAGATTAAGAGAGAAAGCTGGCAAGGTGATCCATGTGTACCAACTGAGTACACATGGGAGGGTCTAAATTGTAGCCATGGAAATCCTCCAAGGATTACATCCCT GAATTTGAGCTCTAGCAATTTGATGGGCAATATAACCTCAGCATTTTCAAATATATCAGCAATGGAAAACTT AGATTTGTCCAACAATCAGCTTACAGGAGCAATTCCGGAAAATCTGGCCGAATTACTAAAACTTAGGCTTCT AAATTTAAGTGGAAACAACTTGATTGAATCAGTTCCTGAAGCTCTTAACAAAAGGGTTCGGGACAAGACTTTATACAtgag TTTGACAGGAAAGGCGGAACTTTGTTCGGCTGATCCTTGCCCACATAAGAAGACACAAAACACCATCCTTGTTCCAGTTGTTACATCAGTTTTAGGCTTCTTTGTGGTTCTCTTTGGTGCCTTGGCTATTATTTGGTTAGTCAAATGGAAACAAATAGCAG AATATGGTGAGAGCACATTGAGATTAAAGAATCGCCCTTTTAAGTATGAAGAGGTTTCAAAAATCACTGGGAACTTTGGGCGAGTGATCGGTGAAGGTGGATTTGGCAAGGTATATCTTGGCGAACTAGATAACGGCAATGTAGTTGCTGTGAAGATGCTCTCTAAATTGTCAAAGCAAGGGTATAAGGAATTTCAGGCCGAG GCACAACTCTTAGCAATTGTACACCACAGAAATTTGGTTTCTCTATTCGGATATTGCAATGATTCCAAACACATGGCATTAATATATGAATACATGGCTAATGGGAATTTAAGGCAACATTTATCAG AGGACTATCCGAAGGTCTTGACATGGAGTAAGAGACTTCAAATAGCTGTGGATGCAGCACAAG GTTTGGATTATTTGCATAATGGTTGCAAGCCACCCATCATCCATAGAGACATGAAGTCTTCAAACATCTTGTTGAATGAAGACTTCGGAGCCAAAATAGCTGATTTTGGCCTGTCAAGAGCTTATGCAGCTGAAAATGACACCCATGTATCAACTCATCCTGCTGGCACTTTTGGCTACCTTAGCCCCGA GTTtcaaacttttggaaattgtgataagaagagtgatgtttatagttttggaATTGTACTCTTTGAGTTGATCACTGGCCAACCTGCGATAAAGAGAAGCTGGGATGGCAATGATGTCATGCACATACTTGAATGGCTAATTCCTATCGTTGAAAGTGGTGATATACAAAGGATTATGGATCCAAGATTACGAGGAGAATTCAACACCAACTCAGCTTGGAAAGTGGTGGAGATTGCTATGTCTTGTACACAACGAAAGGCAATTGAAAGGCCGGATATAAATCATGTATTGGCAGAGTTGAAGGAGTCTTTGGTGAGCAACTCAAGCAGTTCTTTTGAAGTGACCTTTTCGGAGATCAATTGTGACAGTGTCCCTATGGCAAGGTAG